From one Eucalyptus grandis isolate ANBG69807.140 chromosome 9, ASM1654582v1, whole genome shotgun sequence genomic stretch:
- the LOC108955161 gene encoding probable LRR receptor-like serine/threonine-protein kinase At4g29180 translates to MHPTDDHSKVLIWSKRLQIDVDAAQGLDYLHNGCKPPIIHRDLKTSNILLNEDFRAKIADFGLSRAFAAENDSHMSTHPAGTFGYLGPEFQSSRNCDKKSDVYSFGIVLFELITGQPAVMRSQDGSEPMHILQWLIPIVESGDIRRMMDPRLQGEFNTNSAWKVVEIAMSCTQRRAIERPDINLVLAELKESLVSNSSGSFEVTSSEIYCDSVPMAR, encoded by the exons ATGCATCCAACAGATGACCATTCGAAGGTCTTGATATGGAGTAAGAGACTACAAATAGATGTGGATGCAGCACAAG GTTTGGATTATTTGCATAATGGTTGCAAGCCACCCATCATCCATAGAGACTTGAAGACTTCAAACATCTTGTTGAATGAAGACTTCCGAGCCAAAATAGCTGATTTTGGCCTATCAAGAGCTTTTGCAGCTGAAAATGACTCTCATATGTCAACTCATCCTGCCGGCACTTTTGGCTACCTAGGCCCTGA GTTTCAATCTTCTAGAAACTGTGACAAAAAgagtgatgtttatagtttcggAATTGTACTCTTCGAGTTAATCACGGGCCAACCTGCAGTAATGAGAAGCCAGGATGGCAGCGAACCCATGCACATACTTCAATGGCTAATTCCTATTGTTGAAAGTGGTGATATACGGAGGATGATGGATCCAAGGTTACAAGGAGAATTCAATACCAACTCGGCTTGGAAAGTGGTGGAGATTGCTATGTCTTGTACACAACGAAGGGCAATTGAGAGACCGGACATAAATCTGGTTTTGGCGGAGTTGAAGGAGTCTTTGGTGAGCAATTCAAGTGGTTCTTTTGAAGTGACCTCTTCGGAGATTTATTGTGACAGTGTCCCTATGGCAAGGTAG